One region of Camelina sativa cultivar DH55 chromosome 6, Cs, whole genome shotgun sequence genomic DNA includes:
- the LOC104793909 gene encoding cytosolic sulfotransferase 18-like: MESETTMLPSHKDETKTEFEKNQKRYQDLIATFPHVKGWFSKAPLIEYGGYWFIKPVLEGCLHAQDFFQARPIGILICTYPKSGTTWLKALTFTIANRSRFEDDDSFNPLLKHNPHQLVPFIETDFSLFPKGDALKENTLFSTHMPHDLLPESVAKSGYKIVYIWRDPKDTFISKWAFFEK, translated from the coding sequence ATGGAATCAGAGACGACCATGCTACCGAGCCACAAAGACGAGACCAAGACGGAGTTCGAGAAGAATCAGAAACGGTACCAAGACTTGATCGCCACGTTTCCTCACGTGAAAGGATGGTTTTCGAAAGCTCCGTTGATCGAGTATGGTGGTTACTGGTTCATAAAGCCTGTCCTAGAAGGTTGCCTTCACGCGCAAGACTTTTTCCAAGCACGACCCATTGGCATCCTCATTTGTACCTATCCAAAGTCAGGTACCActtggctcaaagctctcacATTCACCATCGCCAATCGATCTCGCTTCGAAGACGACGATTCTTTCAACCCTCTCCTAAAACACAACCCTCACCAGCTTGTTCCTTTTATTGAGACAGATTTCTCTTTGTTCCCTAAAGGTGATGCCCTCAAAGAAAACACTTTGTTTTCGACTCATATGCCGCACGATTTGTTACCCGAATCGGTTGCAAAATCGGGttataaaattgtttacatatggAGAGATCCAAAGGACACGTTCATCTCCAAGTGGGCTttctttgaaaaataa